A genomic window from Leptolyngbya sp. BL0902 includes:
- a CDS encoding D-Ala-D-Ala carboxypeptidase family metallohydrolase produces MGTWVKETDEAIYLMQGNQWISRIQKKPSSSNPREQVLNVEGMRQWFLRADAPLAMTVSVGSGGSEPDRMGAATPDKNPQGEESLGEADGEGLAPLGEDRPSLGAKLRVKKTTYFRRQPLPADRLAEVDKILLTQGSVLDLQYYVDLGDHQWQVELREPTLGNQPQKTWWVDARDVEMITHITLTAIRKTVFKREAKDSSQLPATSLLTIAQGARFHLINNTPAAGDHAEIELAEVPSSQETRRQWFVYKPDVNIEGRRELLRVKGDTVFKTQPIQSSQLTSEEKVLVKKGTVFLLNSYAQPAQNHVRVALQGAFLGPKNLTTWYAYIPDIEMEGTSLGNNPKDQGVAPVAPTRTAPAPVDRGIRLTLPGLSGTYYSNDPIYPVNQYGQPGNFTWAEALHVNRATGYYRKPANAAVVQGIFRIARALEEIRRMYGDRPMRINSWYRDPATNAAVGGARFSRHLSGDAVDFVIPGVSCFNVYARLSPWWGQRGGLASSSVFTHIDARGYRARWDYGY; encoded by the coding sequence TCAATGTTGAGGGGATGCGGCAGTGGTTTCTGCGGGCCGATGCCCCTTTGGCAATGACAGTTTCGGTCGGATCTGGGGGATCGGAGCCAGATCGGATGGGCGCAGCTACGCCGGACAAGAACCCCCAAGGGGAGGAGAGCCTAGGGGAGGCCGATGGTGAGGGATTGGCCCCCCTGGGGGAAGATCGTCCTAGCCTGGGGGCCAAACTGCGGGTAAAAAAAACCACCTACTTTAGGCGACAGCCTCTCCCCGCTGATCGCTTGGCGGAAGTCGATAAAATTTTGCTCACCCAGGGGAGCGTTCTTGATCTTCAGTACTACGTTGATCTCGGGGATCATCAATGGCAGGTAGAACTGCGAGAGCCTACCCTGGGGAACCAGCCGCAAAAAACCTGGTGGGTCGATGCCCGTGATGTGGAAATGATCACCCACATTACCCTCACGGCAATCCGCAAGACCGTCTTTAAACGAGAGGCCAAGGACTCCTCTCAGCTTCCGGCAACCAGCCTGTTGACCATCGCCCAGGGTGCCCGATTTCATCTGATCAACAACACACCCGCCGCTGGCGACCACGCGGAAATAGAGCTGGCGGAGGTGCCCTCCAGCCAAGAGACGAGGCGACAGTGGTTTGTCTATAAACCCGACGTCAACATTGAAGGCAGGCGGGAACTGCTGCGGGTGAAGGGGGACACGGTCTTCAAAACCCAGCCGATTCAGTCCAGCCAGCTCACCAGCGAGGAAAAGGTGCTGGTCAAAAAAGGGACGGTGTTTTTGCTCAACTCCTACGCTCAGCCCGCCCAAAACCATGTGCGGGTCGCCCTCCAGGGTGCTTTTCTGGGGCCCAAAAACCTCACAACCTGGTACGCCTACATTCCCGATATTGAGATGGAGGGCACCAGCCTGGGCAACAATCCCAAGGATCAAGGGGTGGCCCCGGTGGCCCCTACCAGAACGGCCCCCGCCCCGGTAGATCGCGGCATTCGGCTGACCCTCCCTGGCCTCAGCGGCACCTACTACTCCAACGATCCGATCTATCCCGTCAATCAGTACGGACAGCCCGGCAACTTTACCTGGGCTGAGGCCCTGCACGTTAATCGAGCGACGGGCTACTATCGCAAACCCGCCAATGCCGCTGTGGTGCAGGGCATCTTTCGGATAGCTCGCGCCCTAGAGGAAATTCGTCGTATGTACGGAGATCGCCCCATGCGCATCAACTCCTGGTATCGTGACCCTGCCACCAATGCCGCCGTCGGGGGGGCTCGGTTTTCACGCCACCTGTCGGGGGACGCGGTAGATTTTGTCATTCCGGGGGTCAGTTGCTTCAATGTCTACGCCCGCCTCAGTCCTTGGTGGGGCCAACGGGGTGGTCTCGCCAGCTCCTCGGTCTTCACCCATATTGACGCTCGGGGCTACCGGGCTCGGTGGGATTACGGGTATTAA
- a CDS encoding FAD-binding oxidoreductase: MADLVSTLTALLGAESVTSQGQIAAELGTSLAQVTVDHTLPQAVVYPTSEAQLAAVMACAHQNQWRVLPCGAGSKLTWGSLAQGVDLVVSTARLNQIIDHAVGDMTLTAQAGLTLAELAPKLAAVNQFLPLDPAYPHRATLGGMVATGDAGSLRQRYGGVRDMLIGLSLVRYDGQIAKAGGRVVKNVAGYDLMKLFTGSYGSLGMISQLTFRLFPVQETSKTLVISGNIAEIQTLTAAVRRSSLTPVALDLLSPTLAAALGSPESFTLAARFQSIAPGVEEQLAVLRQLLPAGLAVQELAEAEDQAFWHRANDYLFPAETTATTTVKAKVGLLPTTACDLLTQLQQLAPGHLARIHASSGIGTVCLEATTATPDLLTKLRSICGASQGYLVLLEASPDLKQALGVWGDVGPALALMEAVKAQFDPQHRLSPGRFVGGL, encoded by the coding sequence ATGGCTGACCTCGTTAGCACCCTCACCGCCCTGCTTGGGGCCGAATCTGTCACTTCCCAAGGCCAAATCGCCGCTGAGCTAGGGACATCCCTAGCCCAGGTCACGGTGGATCACACCCTGCCCCAGGCCGTGGTTTATCCCACCAGCGAAGCCCAACTGGCAGCGGTGATGGCCTGCGCCCACCAAAACCAGTGGCGGGTGTTGCCCTGCGGTGCGGGCAGCAAGCTCACCTGGGGCAGTTTGGCTCAGGGGGTTGATCTGGTGGTTAGCACCGCCCGCCTGAACCAGATCATCGACCATGCCGTGGGGGATATGACCCTCACCGCCCAGGCAGGGTTGACTCTGGCGGAATTGGCCCCCAAGCTCGCCGCTGTGAACCAATTTCTGCCTCTGGATCCGGCCTATCCCCATCGGGCCACCCTCGGCGGCATGGTGGCAACCGGGGATGCAGGTTCCCTGCGGCAGCGCTACGGTGGCGTGCGGGATATGCTGATTGGCCTTTCCCTGGTGCGCTACGACGGTCAGATTGCCAAGGCTGGGGGCCGCGTCGTGAAAAACGTGGCCGGATACGACCTGATGAAGCTGTTCACCGGATCCTACGGCAGCTTGGGCATGATTTCCCAACTCACCTTCCGCCTGTTCCCGGTGCAGGAAACCTCGAAAACCCTGGTCATTTCTGGGAACATTGCCGAAATCCAGACTCTCACCGCCGCCGTGCGCCGTTCCTCGCTGACCCCCGTGGCCCTAGACCTGCTTTCGCCCACCCTCGCCGCGGCCTTGGGTAGCCCAGAGTCCTTCACCCTCGCCGCCCGGTTCCAGTCCATCGCTCCTGGGGTAGAAGAACAGTTGGCTGTTCTGCGCCAGCTTCTCCCCGCCGGACTAGCCGTTCAGGAATTGGCAGAAGCCGAGGATCAAGCCTTTTGGCATCGGGCGAATGATTACCTCTTTCCCGCTGAAACAACGGCAACCACGACCGTAAAAGCTAAAGTTGGCCTGCTGCCCACCACCGCCTGCGACCTGTTGACCCAGCTTCAGCAGCTTGCCCCCGGCCACCTTGCCCGCATCCACGCCAGTAGCGGCATCGGTACGGTGTGCCTGGAGGCCACCACCGCCACCCCTGATCTCCTGACAAAACTGCGGTCTATCTGTGGGGCCTCCCAAGGCTATCTAGTGCTGCTGGAGGCATCCCCCGATCTTAAACAAGCCCTAGGGGTTTGGGGCGATGTTGGCCCTGCCCTGGCCCTCATGGAGGCTGTTAAAGCCCAGTTTGACCCCCAGCACCGACTCAGCCCTGGCCGCTTTGTGGGAGGGCTGTAA
- a CDS encoding glutathione S-transferase family protein produces the protein MLALYQFEASTYAEKVRLILDYKQLPYQKVDVTPGVGQVEVFQMSGQRQVPVLKDGDQIIPDSTAIALHLERTYPDRPILPTDPKQRGLCLALESWADEAIVPNARKVMIGAFKQHPNFRTALLPTATPDLLRNLVGALPGDILNLVGTGVGFGPDDIKVAATALKQDLDALCLMLENSPYLLGNQPTLADFAVAAATMYLKFPDRQYVDLPEGICGKGVPGLADVPEYQAVFDWRDRLYGEFRTPRTDVPPPSASSASGPTPISID, from the coding sequence ATGCTAGCGCTGTACCAGTTTGAAGCCTCCACCTACGCGGAGAAAGTTCGTCTCATCCTCGATTACAAGCAACTGCCCTACCAAAAGGTGGACGTCACCCCCGGCGTGGGTCAGGTTGAAGTTTTCCAAATGTCGGGCCAGCGCCAAGTGCCTGTGCTCAAGGATGGCGACCAAATCATCCCCGATTCCACCGCTATTGCCCTGCACCTAGAGCGCACCTACCCCGACCGCCCCATTCTGCCCACCGACCCCAAACAGCGGGGGCTGTGCCTTGCCCTAGAAAGCTGGGCCGATGAAGCCATTGTGCCCAATGCCCGCAAGGTGATGATCGGGGCCTTCAAGCAGCATCCCAATTTCCGCACGGCCTTGCTGCCAACGGCCACCCCCGACCTGCTGCGGAATCTGGTGGGTGCCCTGCCGGGGGATATTCTGAACCTCGTCGGCACCGGGGTTGGCTTTGGCCCTGACGATATCAAGGTCGCCGCCACCGCCCTGAAGCAAGATTTAGACGCCCTCTGTTTAATGCTGGAAAATAGCCCCTACCTGCTGGGCAACCAGCCTACCCTGGCGGATTTTGCCGTGGCTGCTGCCACCATGTACCTCAAGTTCCCCGACCGTCAGTATGTGGATCTGCCGGAGGGCATTTGCGGCAAGGGCGTCCCTGGCTTGGCCGACGTGCCAGAGTACCAGGCCGTCTTCGACTGGCGGGATCGGCTCTACGGTGAGTTTCGCACCCCCCGCACCGACGTTCCTCCCCCCTCGGCCTCCAGCGCCAGCGGCCCCACCCCCATCAGCATCGACTAG